The following are encoded together in the Streptomyces sp. NBC_00358 genome:
- a CDS encoding NYN domain-containing protein — MNDDHAALAARIDRTNELLQRMLAEVAKTPSTHAIFVDAGYLYAAAGRLVAGTEDRRSFDLDTEGLIEALIDRARTIFADSRLLRVYWYDGARRRIHTAEQQSIAELPDVKVRLGNLNANNQQKGVDSIIRSDLESLARHRAISDAALLGGDEDLVSAVEAAQGYGARVHLWGIEAPEGRNQAEPLLWEVDSQRTLDLDFFKPYVARRTAQSYDPTAAVRPTREDVRFVGAQIAAKWLAARGRESLVELLPGHPYLPGSVDQDLLVEAEGLLQYSLRGQSDLRRALRDGFWEHLQAQY; from the coding sequence ATGAACGACGACCACGCGGCGCTCGCCGCCCGCATAGACCGTACGAACGAGCTGCTCCAGCGCATGCTCGCCGAGGTCGCGAAGACCCCCTCCACCCACGCGATCTTCGTCGACGCCGGCTATCTGTACGCGGCCGCGGGGCGGCTCGTCGCCGGCACGGAGGACCGCCGTTCGTTCGACCTGGACACCGAGGGCCTCATCGAGGCGCTCATCGACCGGGCCCGCACGATCTTCGCGGACAGCCGGTTGCTGCGCGTCTACTGGTACGACGGGGCGCGGCGCCGCATCCACACCGCGGAGCAGCAGTCGATCGCCGAACTCCCGGACGTGAAGGTCCGGTTGGGCAACCTGAACGCCAACAACCAGCAAAAGGGCGTCGATTCGATCATCAGGTCGGACCTTGAATCCCTCGCCCGGCATCGTGCCATCAGCGACGCGGCGCTGCTCGGCGGCGACGAGGATCTCGTCTCCGCGGTCGAGGCGGCGCAGGGCTACGGCGCCCGGGTCCACCTCTGGGGCATCGAGGCGCCCGAGGGCCGCAACCAGGCCGAGCCGCTGCTCTGGGAGGTCGACAGCCAGCGCACGCTCGACCTCGACTTCTTCAAGCCGTACGTGGCCAGACGGACCGCCCAGTCGTACGACCCGACGGCGGCGGTCCGGCCCACGCGGGAGGACGTGCGTTTCGTGGGCGCGCAGATCGCCGCGAAGTGGCTGGCCGCACGGGGCCGCGAATCCCTGGTGGAACTGCTTCCCGGTCATCCCTACCTCCCCGGCTCCGTGGACCAGGACCTGCTGGTCGAGGCCGAGGGACTGCTCCAGTACTCCCTGCGCGGACAGTCGGACCTGCGCCGCGCCCTGCGGGACGGCTTCTGGGAGCACCTGCAGGCGCAGTACTAG
- a CDS encoding MarC family protein: MFDVAVFGSLFVTLFVIMDPPGITPIFLALTAGRPARVQRRMAFQAVCVAGGVITVFGLLGHQILDYLHVSVPALMIAGGLLLLLIALDLLTGKTDEPKQTKDVNVALVPLGMPLLAGPGAIVSVILAVQKADTVATQVSLWTAILAIHVVLWVVMRYSLLIIRVIKDGGVVLVTRLAGMMLSAIAVQQIINGVTQVIQGS; encoded by the coding sequence ATGTTCGACGTCGCCGTCTTCGGCTCCCTCTTCGTCACGCTCTTCGTCATCATGGATCCCCCTGGGATCACCCCGATCTTCCTGGCGCTCACCGCGGGCCGCCCGGCCAGGGTGCAGCGCCGGATGGCCTTCCAGGCGGTCTGTGTGGCCGGCGGCGTCATCACCGTCTTCGGGCTCCTCGGGCACCAGATCCTGGACTACCTGCATGTCTCCGTGCCCGCCCTGATGATCGCGGGCGGACTGCTGCTCCTGCTCATCGCCCTCGACCTGCTGACCGGGAAGACGGACGAGCCGAAGCAGACCAAGGACGTCAACGTCGCCCTCGTACCCCTGGGCATGCCGCTGCTCGCCGGGCCCGGCGCGATCGTGTCCGTGATCCTGGCGGTCCAGAAGGCCGACACCGTCGCCACGCAGGTGTCGCTGTGGACGGCCATCCTCGCGATCCATGTCGTGCTGTGGGTGGTGATGCGCTACTCGCTGCTGATCATCCGCGTCATCAAGGACGGGGGCGTGGTGCTGGTGACCCGGCTCGCGGGGATGATGCTCTCCGCCATCGCGGTGCAGCAGATCATCAACGGCGTCACACAGGTGATCCAGGGGAGCTGA
- a CDS encoding PHP domain-containing protein has translation MRIDLHAHSTASDGTDTPAGLVRNAAAAGLDVVALTDHDTTRGYSEAIAALPEGLTLVTGAELSCRIDGISMHMLAYLFDPEEPALLAERELVRDDRVPRAQSMIARLREIGVPISWEQVARIAGDGSVGRPHIASALVELGVVDSVSAAFTEEWLADGGRAYVPKHETDPFEAIRLVKGAGGVTVLAHPAAAKRGRTVPESVIAELATAGLDGIEVDHMDHEPATRARLRGLASELGLLTTGSSDYHGSRKTCVLGEFTTDPEVYGEITRRATGAFPVPGAGGV, from the coding sequence GTGCGCATCGATCTGCACGCCCACTCCACAGCCTCCGACGGTACGGACACCCCGGCCGGGCTGGTGCGCAACGCGGCCGCCGCCGGTCTGGACGTCGTCGCGCTGACCGACCACGACACCACCCGCGGATACTCCGAGGCGATCGCCGCCCTGCCCGAGGGGCTCACCCTCGTCACGGGTGCGGAACTCTCCTGCCGGATCGACGGCATCAGCATGCACATGCTGGCCTACCTCTTCGACCCCGAGGAGCCCGCACTGCTCGCCGAGCGCGAACTGGTGCGGGACGACCGGGTGCCGCGCGCCCAGAGCATGATCGCCAGGCTCCGGGAGATCGGCGTGCCGATCAGCTGGGAGCAGGTGGCGCGCATCGCGGGCGACGGATCGGTCGGGCGCCCGCACATCGCCTCCGCCCTGGTCGAGCTGGGTGTCGTCGACAGCGTCTCGGCCGCCTTCACCGAGGAGTGGCTCGCCGACGGCGGCCGCGCCTACGTCCCCAAGCACGAGACCGACCCCTTCGAGGCGATCCGGCTGGTCAAGGGGGCCGGAGGCGTCACCGTCCTCGCACACCCGGCCGCCGCCAAGCGGGGCCGCACCGTGCCGGAGTCGGTGATCGCGGAGCTCGCCACCGCCGGACTCGACGGCATCGAGGTGGACCACATGGACCACGAGCCGGCCACCCGGGCACGGCTGCGCGGTCTGGCCTCCGAGCTGGGGCTGCTGACCACGGGCTCGTCCGACTATCACGGCAGCCGCAAGACCTGTGTGCTCGGGGAGTTCACGACCGACCCCGAGGTCTACGGGGAGATCACCCGCCGTGCCACCGGGGCGTTCCCGGTACCGGGCGCGGGCGGAGTCTGA
- a CDS encoding DUF6758 family protein: MRGEPSCPKCGGRVRAPGLFADSWQCAVHGTVHPLQPVIPPSVEGLSVVVHRARVPVWMPWPLPVGWLFTGVAFAGDDRSGGRATAVACSGPGPLGGMGELILIAEELGVGLGARYAGMDGPDPGPYMSVEKPPQAKVLAAGRPTPLWHVSSSPDDRAVFAGEARGLWLWAVVWPEQTGLLMYDELVLTDLRDAGAEVDLLPCGALSPRILGP, from the coding sequence ATGAGGGGCGAACCCAGTTGCCCGAAGTGTGGTGGCCGGGTCAGGGCTCCCGGCCTCTTTGCCGACTCCTGGCAGTGCGCCGTGCACGGCACGGTGCATCCGCTGCAGCCCGTGATCCCGCCCAGTGTCGAGGGCCTCAGTGTGGTCGTGCACCGTGCGCGGGTGCCGGTGTGGATGCCGTGGCCGCTTCCCGTCGGCTGGCTGTTCACCGGAGTGGCGTTCGCGGGGGACGACCGCAGCGGTGGCAGGGCCACCGCGGTCGCCTGCTCGGGGCCCGGACCGCTGGGCGGCATGGGTGAGCTGATCCTGATCGCCGAGGAACTGGGCGTCGGTCTCGGCGCGCGGTACGCGGGCATGGACGGACCCGATCCCGGCCCGTACATGAGCGTCGAGAAGCCGCCTCAGGCCAAGGTCCTCGCGGCCGGCCGGCCCACCCCGCTCTGGCATGTCTCCAGCTCTCCCGACGACCGTGCCGTCTTCGCGGGCGAGGCGCGCGGGCTGTGGCTGTGGGCCGTCGTGTGGCCCGAGCAGACCGGACTGCTCATGTACGACGAACTGGTCCTGACGGATCTGCGCGACGCCGGCGCGGAAGTGGACCTGCTGCCGTGCGGCGCGCTGTCCCCGCGCATCCTGGGGCCGTAG
- a CDS encoding MFS transporter, translating into MINSTEGPAEGDAFDAGAGSILRQPRAVWATAGASVVAFMGIGLVDPILPSIARGLDATPGQVSLLFTSYFLITAVAMLLTGFVSSRIGGRRTLLLGLALVVVFAGLAGTSGSVGELVGFRAGWGLGNALFVSTALAVIVGAAAGGSAAAILLYESALGLGMACGPLLGALLGNASWRYPFFGTAFLMAIGFLCITAFLKEQPKPARKTSLLDPLRALGHGGLASAATSAFFYNYTFFTVLAFTPFVLNMTPYKSGAVFFCWGLLLAVFSVIVAPRMQARFGSLKVLGGSLVLLAADVLVLGYGDHTTAVVCTILSGAFIGVNNTVYTELALGVSDAPRPVASAGYNFVRWFAAAAAPYFAPKIEEWSDIHVPFVVAGVAALLGAAVVFVRRDALTHEAQELEPAHATEDGVTVFAD; encoded by the coding sequence ATGATCAACAGTACGGAAGGCCCCGCGGAGGGGGATGCGTTCGACGCCGGCGCGGGCAGCATCCTGCGCCAGCCGAGGGCCGTCTGGGCGACCGCCGGGGCGTCCGTCGTCGCCTTCATGGGCATCGGGCTCGTCGACCCGATCCTGCCGTCCATCGCCCGGGGACTCGACGCCACACCCGGCCAGGTGTCCCTGCTCTTCACCTCGTACTTCCTGATCACCGCCGTCGCGATGCTGCTGACCGGCTTCGTGTCCAGCCGGATCGGAGGCCGCAGGACCCTGCTGCTCGGCCTCGCGCTGGTCGTGGTCTTCGCCGGACTCGCCGGCACCTCGGGATCGGTCGGCGAACTCGTCGGCTTCCGGGCCGGCTGGGGCCTCGGCAACGCGTTGTTCGTCTCCACCGCCCTCGCGGTCATCGTCGGGGCGGCGGCCGGCGGCAGCGCCGCGGCCATCCTGCTGTACGAGTCCGCGCTCGGCCTCGGCATGGCCTGCGGGCCGCTGCTCGGCGCCCTGCTCGGCAACGCGAGCTGGCGCTACCCGTTCTTCGGCACCGCGTTCCTGATGGCGATCGGCTTCCTGTGCATCACGGCGTTCCTGAAGGAGCAGCCGAAGCCCGCCCGCAAGACCTCACTGCTCGACCCGCTGCGCGCCCTCGGACACGGGGGCCTCGCCTCCGCCGCGACGTCCGCCTTCTTCTACAACTACACGTTCTTCACCGTGCTGGCCTTCACCCCGTTCGTGCTGAACATGACGCCGTACAAATCCGGCGCGGTGTTCTTCTGCTGGGGCCTGCTGCTCGCGGTCTTCTCGGTGATCGTGGCGCCGCGCATGCAGGCACGGTTCGGCTCACTGAAGGTGCTGGGCGGCTCCCTGGTGCTGCTCGCCGCCGATGTGCTCGTCCTCGGGTACGGGGACCACACCACCGCCGTCGTGTGCACGATCCTGTCCGGCGCCTTCATCGGCGTGAACAACACCGTCTACACGGAGCTGGCTCTCGGGGTCTCCGACGCCCCGCGCCCGGTGGCCAGCGCCGGCTACAACTTCGTGCGCTGGTTCGCGGCCGCGGCGGCGCCGTACTTCGCCCCGAAGATCGAGGAGTGGAGCGACATCCATGTCCCGTTCGTGGTCGCGGGGGTCGCCGCGCTGCTCGGCGCGGCGGTGGTCTTCGTCCGGCGGGACGCCCTCACCCACGAAGCGCAGGAGCTGGAGCCGGCCCACGCCACCGAGGACGGCGTCACGGTCTTCGCCGACTGA
- a CDS encoding suppressor of fused domain protein: MADVLPLVEARLRSALGEPDARAAVTFLGTDRIEVLRFTEGDIVRYATLGMSAQPMADPTAALADPVKGPRAELVLSVRPAGADTDKVLRPLAVLAASPQVEGLVVAAGASLDVGEPLWPGAPFTSVLVSESGGLVEDLELDEPADPVRFLPLLPMTPNEAAWKRVHGAGALQERWLNGGTDLRDPLRKSVPLD, from the coding sequence ATGGCTGATGTTCTTCCTCTGGTCGAGGCCCGTTTGCGCTCCGCGCTGGGCGAACCCGACGCGCGGGCCGCGGTCACCTTCCTGGGCACCGACCGCATCGAGGTGCTGCGCTTCACCGAGGGCGACATCGTCCGCTACGCCACGCTCGGCATGTCCGCCCAGCCGATGGCGGACCCCACCGCCGCGCTCGCCGATCCGGTGAAGGGGCCGCGCGCCGAGCTGGTCCTCTCCGTCCGTCCGGCCGGTGCCGACACCGACAAGGTGCTCCGCCCGCTGGCCGTGCTCGCCGCCTCGCCCCAGGTCGAGGGCCTGGTCGTGGCCGCCGGCGCCTCCCTCGACGTGGGTGAACCCCTGTGGCCCGGCGCACCGTTCACCTCCGTCCTGGTGTCGGAGTCCGGCGGTCTGGTGGAGGATCTGGAACTGGACGAGCCCGCCGACCCCGTACGTTTCCTGCCGCTGCTCCCGATGACGCCCAACGAGGCGGCCTGGAAGCGCGTGCACGGCGCCGGCGCCCTCCAGGAGCGCTGGCTGAACGGCGGAACGGACCTGCGCGATCCGCTGCGCAAGTCCGTTCCACTGGACTGA
- a CDS encoding magnesium and cobalt transport protein CorA, whose protein sequence is MSMIRDLRAAVRPRPPMRKDSGSYDTTRDPGTPSAVVDCAVYRDGARVASRTPLTPHEAMRQVRRDGGFVWIGLHEPTEDEFAGIAREFGLHPLAVEDAVQAHQRPKLERYDDSLFTVFKTIHYVEHDRLTATSEIVETGEVMCFTGRDFFITVRHGGQGSLRALRHRLQDDPELLAKGPSAVLHAIADHVVDGYIAVVDAVQDDIDEVETEVFSPGRKGTPRGTDAGQIYQLKREVLEFKRAVSPLLRPMQLLSERPMRLIDPDIQKYFRDVADHLARVQEQVLGFDELLNSILQANLAQASVAQNEDMRKITSWAAIVAVPTMVCGVYGMNFTYMPELHWRYGYPVIMGVTVGLCLGIHRILKRNGWL, encoded by the coding sequence ATGTCGATGATCCGTGACCTGCGCGCCGCGGTCCGCCCCCGCCCCCCGATGCGCAAGGACAGTGGCTCGTACGACACCACGCGCGACCCCGGCACCCCGTCGGCCGTGGTCGACTGCGCCGTCTACCGCGACGGTGCCCGCGTCGCCTCGCGCACGCCGCTGACGCCGCACGAGGCGATGCGTCAGGTGCGGCGCGACGGCGGCTTCGTGTGGATCGGCCTGCACGAGCCCACCGAGGACGAATTCGCCGGGATCGCCCGGGAGTTCGGGCTGCACCCGCTGGCCGTGGAGGACGCCGTCCAGGCCCACCAGCGACCCAAGCTGGAGCGCTACGACGACTCCCTGTTCACCGTCTTCAAGACCATCCACTACGTCGAGCACGACCGGCTGACGGCGACCAGCGAGATCGTCGAGACCGGCGAGGTCATGTGCTTCACCGGACGGGACTTCTTCATCACCGTCCGGCACGGCGGGCAGGGCTCCCTGCGCGCGCTGCGGCACCGGCTGCAGGACGACCCCGAGTTGCTCGCCAAGGGCCCCTCCGCGGTGCTGCACGCGATCGCCGACCATGTCGTCGACGGCTACATCGCGGTCGTGGACGCCGTGCAGGACGACATCGACGAGGTCGAGACCGAGGTGTTCTCGCCGGGCCGCAAGGGCACCCCGCGCGGCACGGACGCCGGGCAGATCTACCAGCTCAAGCGCGAGGTGCTGGAGTTCAAGCGGGCGGTGTCGCCACTGCTGCGCCCCATGCAGCTGCTCAGCGAGCGCCCGATGCGGCTGATCGACCCGGACATCCAGAAGTACTTCCGCGACGTCGCCGACCACCTCGCCCGGGTGCAGGAGCAGGTCCTCGGCTTCGACGAACTGCTCAACTCGATCCTCCAGGCCAACCTCGCGCAGGCCTCCGTGGCGCAGAACGAGGACATGCGCAAGATCACCTCGTGGGCCGCGATCGTCGCCGTACCGACGATGGTCTGCGGTGTGTACGGCATGAACTTCACGTACATGCCCGAACTTCACTGGCGGTACGGCTACCCGGTGATCATGGGTGTCACGGTCGGGCTCTGCCTCGGCATCCACCGCATCCTGAAGCGCAACGGCTGGCTGTAG
- a CDS encoding magnesium transporter MgtE N-terminal domain-containing protein — MAAAAPRIFVSHLAGVAVFDPNGDQVGRVRDLVAMLRVGRRSPRMLGLVVELSTRRRIFLPMTRVTGIESGQVITTGVLNVRRFEQRPTERLVFGELLDRLVTLVETGEEVTVLDVSIQQLPARREWEIGRVFVRKGRSGAFRRTKGETMTVDWSSVTGFSLEEHGQGAESLLATFEQLRPADLANVLHHLSPKRRGEVAAALDDDRLADVLEELPEDDQIEILGKLKEERAADVLEAMDPDDAADLLAELPTEDVERLLTLMRPGEAADVRRLMAYAERTAGGLMTTEPIVLRPDATVADALARVRNPDLSPALAAQVYVCRPPDETPTGKYLGAVHFQRLLRDPPFTLVGSLVDDDLQPLAPEDELPVVAGFFATYDMVAAPVVDESGSLLGAVTVDDVLDHMLPEDWRETEFHLDEGVHESVHADTHDRHDTADRHDSPEAGRGGVPEDGHGHEGDRGPDARPGGEGRHGA, encoded by the coding sequence ATGGCCGCAGCCGCCCCCCGGATCTTCGTCTCGCACCTGGCCGGTGTCGCCGTCTTCGACCCGAACGGCGACCAGGTGGGCCGGGTGCGCGACCTCGTCGCCATGCTGCGCGTCGGACGGCGGTCCCCGCGCATGCTCGGCCTCGTCGTCGAACTGTCCACGCGCCGCCGGATCTTCCTGCCCATGACCCGGGTGACCGGCATCGAGTCCGGCCAGGTGATCACGACCGGCGTCCTGAACGTGCGCCGCTTCGAGCAGCGGCCCACCGAGAGGCTGGTCTTCGGAGAACTGCTCGACCGCCTCGTGACCCTCGTCGAGACGGGCGAGGAGGTGACCGTCCTGGACGTGTCGATCCAGCAGCTTCCGGCCCGCAGGGAATGGGAGATCGGCCGGGTCTTCGTGCGCAAGGGGCGCAGCGGCGCCTTCCGGCGCACCAAGGGCGAGACGATGACGGTCGACTGGTCCTCCGTCACCGGGTTCTCGCTGGAGGAGCACGGACAGGGCGCGGAGAGTCTGCTCGCCACCTTCGAGCAGTTGCGCCCGGCCGACCTCGCGAACGTGCTGCACCACCTGTCGCCGAAACGGCGCGGCGAGGTGGCCGCCGCGCTCGACGACGACCGGCTGGCCGATGTGCTCGAAGAGCTCCCCGAGGACGACCAGATCGAGATCCTCGGCAAGCTCAAGGAGGAGCGCGCGGCCGACGTCCTGGAGGCGATGGACCCCGACGACGCGGCCGACCTGCTCGCCGAACTGCCCACCGAGGACGTGGAGCGCCTGCTGACGCTGATGCGGCCGGGCGAGGCGGCGGACGTCCGGCGGCTGATGGCGTACGCGGAACGCACCGCGGGCGGGCTCATGACCACCGAGCCCATCGTGCTGCGGCCCGACGCGACCGTCGCCGACGCGCTCGCCCGGGTGCGCAACCCCGACCTCTCCCCCGCGCTCGCCGCCCAGGTGTACGTGTGCCGCCCGCCGGACGAGACGCCGACGGGCAAGTACCTGGGCGCGGTGCACTTCCAGCGGCTGCTGCGCGACCCGCCGTTCACCCTGGTCGGCTCGCTCGTCGACGACGACCTCCAGCCGCTGGCCCCGGAGGACGAGCTGCCCGTGGTCGCCGGGTTCTTCGCGACGTACGACATGGTCGCGGCCCCCGTCGTCGACGAGAGCGGCTCGCTGCTCGGCGCGGTGACCGTGGACGACGTACTGGACCACATGCTGCCCGAGGACTGGCGGGAGACGGAGTTCCACCTCGACGAGGGCGTGCACGAGAGCGTCCACGCGGACACGCACGACCGTCACGACACCGCCGACAGGCACGACAGCCCCGAGGCGGGCCGCGGCGGGGTCCCCGAGGACGGCCACGGCCACGAGGGCGACCGGGGTCCGGACGCCCGGCCCGGCGGGGAGGGACGCCATGGCGCCTGA
- a CDS encoding DUF1003 domain-containing protein encodes MAPEREARERAATGATAAPRPRIRLDQPKPPRRRLLPEWDPEAFGRFSERIARFLGTGRFLVWMTIVIILWVVWNVFAPGGLRFDNYPFIFLTLMLSLQASYAAPLILLAQNRQDDRDRVNLEQDRKQNERSIADTEYLTREIATLRMGLGEVATRDWIRNELQDLVKELEERYPDGHGDGRVVFPAERSHGRDVDDR; translated from the coding sequence ATGGCGCCTGAGCGTGAGGCCCGTGAGCGGGCCGCCACGGGGGCGACGGCGGCCCCCCGGCCGCGCATCCGGCTCGACCAGCCGAAGCCGCCGCGGCGCAGACTGCTGCCCGAGTGGGACCCGGAGGCGTTCGGGCGGTTCTCGGAACGCATCGCCCGCTTCCTGGGCACCGGGCGGTTCCTCGTCTGGATGACGATCGTCATCATCCTGTGGGTGGTCTGGAACGTCTTCGCGCCGGGCGGTCTGCGTTTCGACAACTACCCGTTCATCTTCCTGACCCTGATGCTGTCGCTCCAGGCCTCCTACGCGGCCCCGCTGATCCTGCTCGCGCAGAACCGGCAGGACGACCGCGACCGGGTCAACCTCGAACAGGACCGCAAGCAGAACGAGCGCTCCATCGCCGACACCGAGTACCTCACCCGCGAGATCGCCACCCTGCGCATGGGCCTCGGCGAGGTGGCCACCCGCGACTGGATCCGCAACGAGCTCCAGGACCTGGTCAAGGAGCTGGAGGAGCGGTATCCCGACGGTCATGGGGACGGCCGGGTCGTATTCCCGGCGGAACGGTCGCACGGACGTGACGTAGACGACCGGTGA
- a CDS encoding Mrp/NBP35 family ATP-binding protein: MATEDAVREALATVNDPEINRPITELGMVKSVEIGAEGVVAVAVYLTVSGCPMRDTITQRVTEAVSRVEGVTGVEVELDVMSDEQRRELATALKGGTAEREVPFAKPGSLTRVYAVASGKGGVGKSSVTVNLAAAMAADGLKVGVVDADIYGHSVPRMLGAEGRPTQVENMIMPPSAHGVKVISIGMFTPGNAPVVWRGPMLHRALQQFLADVYWGDLDVLLLDLPPGTGDIAISVAQLVPNAEILVVTTPQQAAAEVAERAGSIAVQTHQKIVGVVENMAGLPCPHCDEMVDVFGTGGGQSVADGLTRTTGATVPVLGSIPIDVRLREGGDEGKPVVLTDPDSPAGAALRAIAGKLGGRQRGLSGMSLGITPRNKF, from the coding sequence ATGGCTACGGAAGACGCGGTGCGTGAAGCACTGGCGACGGTGAACGACCCCGAGATCAACCGACCCATCACCGAACTGGGGATGGTCAAATCGGTGGAGATCGGTGCGGAGGGCGTGGTCGCGGTCGCCGTGTACCTGACGGTCTCCGGCTGCCCGATGCGCGACACGATCACCCAGCGCGTGACAGAGGCGGTCTCCCGGGTGGAGGGCGTCACCGGCGTCGAGGTCGAACTCGATGTGATGAGCGACGAACAGCGCCGCGAGCTGGCGACCGCGCTGAAGGGCGGCACCGCCGAGCGCGAGGTGCCCTTCGCCAAGCCCGGCTCCCTGACCCGTGTGTACGCGGTCGCCTCCGGCAAGGGCGGTGTCGGCAAGTCCTCGGTCACCGTGAACCTGGCGGCCGCGATGGCCGCCGACGGACTCAAGGTCGGTGTCGTGGACGCCGACATCTACGGCCACTCGGTGCCGCGCATGCTCGGTGCTGAGGGCCGGCCGACCCAGGTCGAGAACATGATCATGCCGCCGTCCGCGCACGGCGTGAAGGTCATCTCCATCGGCATGTTCACCCCGGGCAACGCTCCGGTGGTCTGGCGCGGCCCCATGCTGCACCGCGCTCTGCAGCAGTTCCTGGCGGACGTGTACTGGGGCGACCTGGACGTCCTGCTCCTCGACCTCCCGCCGGGCACGGGCGACATCGCGATCTCCGTCGCCCAGCTCGTCCCGAACGCCGAGATCCTGGTCGTCACGACCCCGCAGCAGGCGGCGGCCGAGGTCGCCGAGCGGGCCGGCTCCATCGCCGTGCAGACCCACCAGAAGATCGTGGGCGTCGTCGAGAACATGGCGGGGCTGCCCTGCCCGCACTGCGACGAGATGGTCGACGTCTTCGGCACCGGCGGCGGCCAGTCCGTCGCCGACGGCCTGACCCGCACCACCGGCGCGACCGTCCCGGTCCTCGGCTCCATCCCGATCGACGTCCGCCTGCGCGAGGGCGGCGACGAGGGCAAGCCGGTGGTCCTGACCGACCCCGACTCCCCCGCCGGCGCCGCCCTGCGGGCCATCGCGGGCAAGCTGGGCGGCCGTCAGCGCGGCCTGTCGGGCATGTCGCTGGGAATCACCCCGCGCAACAAGTTCTAG
- a CDS encoding sec-independent translocase, with product MFNDVGPLELVTLVVLAVLVFGPDKLPKLIQDVSRTIRKIREFSDSAKADIRDELGPEFKDFEFEDLNPKTFIRKQLDNDELGLKEIRNGFDLKKEMADVTDAVHGRESDSSASTGSSNGAAGGSVDMTKKREKLEADEPPPYDADAT from the coding sequence GTGTTCAATGACGTAGGACCGCTTGAGCTGGTGACGCTCGTCGTCCTTGCCGTGCTCGTGTTCGGTCCCGACAAGCTCCCGAAGCTGATCCAGGACGTGTCGCGCACGATCCGCAAGATCCGCGAGTTCTCGGACAGCGCGAAGGCGGACATCCGTGATGAACTCGGTCCGGAGTTCAAGGACTTCGAGTTCGAGGACCTCAACCCCAAGACGTTCATACGCAAGCAGCTGGACAATGACGAGCTGGGGCTCAAGGAGATCCGCAACGGCTTCGACCTGAAGAAGGAGATGGCCGACGTCACGGACGCGGTGCACGGCCGCGAGTCCGACTCCTCCGCGTCCACCGGGTCCTCCAACGGCGCGGCCGGTGGTTCCGTCGACATGACGAAGAAGCGCGAGAAGCTCGAAGCCGACGAGCCCCCGCCCTACGACGCCGACGCCACCTGA